A stretch of the Phycisphaerae bacterium genome encodes the following:
- the rpsI gene encoding 30S ribosomal protein S9 codes for MTENPANSPLGGIKLPSPAGQPAQKAEHKSSFTWGTGRRKTSVARVRIKPGKGDLKINKKEVGKYFTRPQDISNVLAPLKTTKTEKSLDVFVNVKGGGITGQSGAVMLGLARALKNYDPSLTQALRDAGLLTRDGRMVERKKPGQSGARRRFQFSKR; via the coding sequence ATGACAGAAAATCCAGCAAATAGCCCTTTAGGGGGAATAAAGCTGCCTTCGCCTGCGGGACAACCTGCACAAAAGGCTGAACACAAAAGCAGCTTCACCTGGGGCACCGGAAGAAGAAAAACCTCCGTCGCACGGGTAAGAATCAAGCCGGGCAAGGGAGACCTTAAGATAAATAAAAAAGAAGTTGGCAAATACTTCACGAGACCTCAGGACATCAGTAATGTTCTGGCTCCGCTGAAGACGACGAAAACCGAGAAAAGTCTCGATGTTTTTGTCAATGTTAAAGGCGGCGGCATCACAGGCCAAAGCGGCGCTGTAATGCTCGGTCTGGCAAGGGCATTGAAGAATTACGACCCTTCGCTGACACAGGCCCTGAGAGACGCAGGCCTGCTGACTCGTGACGGCAGAATGGTTGAAAGGAAGAAACCGGGACAAAGCGGCGCCCGAAGGAGATTCCAGTTCTCAAAACGTTAA
- the rplM gene encoding 50S ribosomal protein L13 — protein MKSFLAKKEEVQRKWLIVDADGAILGRLAAKIAPILMGKTKPTYTPSVDTGDFVIVVNADKIRVTGKKAEAKEYDYYTEYPGGHKYITFKDLMTRKPERVIELAVKRMLPKSSLGEDMFKKLKVYRGPNHKHTAQQPEKIEL, from the coding sequence ATGAAGAGTTTTTTGGCTAAAAAAGAAGAAGTTCAGCGAAAATGGCTTATAGTTGACGCCGATGGGGCTATTCTGGGCAGATTGGCCGCGAAGATTGCTCCTATTCTGATGGGCAAGACAAAGCCGACTTATACGCCGAGTGTCGATACCGGAGATTTTGTTATTGTCGTAAATGCTGACAAGATAAGAGTTACCGGCAAAAAAGCCGAGGCGAAGGAATACGACTACTACACCGAATACCCCGGCGGGCACAAATATATAACCTTTAAGGATTTAATGACAAGAAAGCCTGAAAGAGTTATCGAACTTGCCGTGAAAAGAATGCTTCCCAAGAGCAGTCTTGGCGAGGATATGTTTAAGAAATTAAAGGTTTATCGCGGTCCGAATCATAAACACACCGCGCAACAGCCTGAAAAAATCGAACTATAA
- a CDS encoding helix-turn-helix transcriptional regulator codes for MSKATTNGTKIFSEQEWAEIIEGLSLSPRESQIIKCLFADESDKRIAMDLKITIPTVRTHMARLFRKLEANDRADVILHVIGLFRQNCRKLDCPRIR; via the coding sequence ATGTCAAAAGCTACAACGAACGGGACAAAAATATTCTCAGAGCAGGAGTGGGCTGAGATTATAGAGGGGCTTTCTTTGTCTCCGCGCGAAAGCCAAATCATCAAATGTCTTTTTGCCGATGAATCGGACAAGAGAATCGCTATGGACCTGAAAATAACCATCCCGACAGTAAGAACCCATATGGCCCGTCTGTTTAGAAAACTTGAGGCTAATGACAGGGCAGATGTCATATTGCACGTCATTGGGCTGTTCCGTCAGAATTGCCGCAAGCTTGACTGTCCTCGTATTCGATGA